In one Hippocampus zosterae strain Florida chromosome 10, ASM2543408v3, whole genome shotgun sequence genomic region, the following are encoded:
- the prx gene encoding neuroblast differentiation-associated protein AHNAK isoform X28, with protein sequence MDPEPSNEQTDQTTVEAAEPPVEIVVETEAEAGASGYSVTGGGERGIFIKDVLKDSPAAKHLSLQQGDQLLSAKVYFDNVRYEDALKILQCAEPYKVSFLVKRTVQGEEVCVRPRLPSVDIKGPKAKMTKMSVKAIKPFKAKKKRGGRFGLKRLKEKRREELVIEGTPPRLEMSDVDVEFCLPRFKPRRSDQVKAEGGAAAKPKRKIRFPRMKIKSHGGKEDSGGLKAKVKVSPAEIPGVKAKAKGKGHKFEISFPKSKDTKSGSVELKKPDVNIPSPSVEFSLPAGKVVDVEMGGESLNSPDVDFALPSFKADTTLLAQKGKVGIKGPKVEVRGDDAKVMKGKVDVETGKGDGKLQMPNLKLPKMRLVGDLDETDDKMKVKAGGEISVPTVEIKGGSSTVLPEAHVNKGGILENVPSVPSVDISFPKVKGTSNMDIKTTIRKPGMDFSVSDVDFNVERIPDEVEGSFKGPEISMPKLDFSLPKIGVSDKDVASAGSEGKFCPPSAEVGVDMSHYIGGDGKFTLPNFNVSQSQKGNLTGPGVEGEFKLPSVDLTLPKGKDVDPEMPDVNISLPKISLPEGGIKLKGTDFKEGKMDFPDIDVSLPKGKLEGGLELEGPDIKGGKFKMPTFDVSLPKVNLPESGVKLKGPELKGGKMEIPDLNVSLPRGKVEGGVEVQGPDVKGGKFKMPTLDVSLPKVNLPEGGVKLKGPELKGGKIEMPDIDVSLPKGKFEGGVDVQGPDVKGGKFKMPTLDVSFPKVDLPQGGAKLKGPELKGGRMEMPDIDVSLPKGKFEGGVEVQGPDVKGGKFKMPTLDVSLPKVNLPEGGVKLKGPELKGGKMEGPDVDVSLPKVEADFDIEAPKVKGGKFKMPTLDVSLPNVTLPEGGVKLKGPELKGGRMEMPDIDVSLPKGKFEGGVEVQGPDVKGGKFKMPTLDVSLPKVNLPEGGVKLKGPELKGRKMEIPNIDVSLSKGKVEGHVDIEGQDLKGGKLKVPTLDVSLPEVKGPNLEGSKLDIPDIDVCLPKGKARGEIGIEGHVDKGGKFHMPSVDIYLPKMKTKGPDIDIQSPDIKVGEVTMPAVDVSLPKIKSPEVDVSLEGPDVKGGKVAIPAMTGLTGEGAGSGSFKHGTVKLPTVDISAPKVDIDFGLPKPKGDDVKVALLKPEGSRPSSGGSFDSPNVSFKVPSFTLPRFGGKSKSGQLEVSGQSSEVNISLGEPSVESGLENKVTSKKVKLKKPFIGIPKMDADASVSCPELDVNVKKGDIDIPQPDTSVDVERKGRFNAPDVTIKLPKFSMPGFASKDGDLGKPSGDLEAKAKAKIPSVELSLSATKSPEKEVLLPNAEVDVLECDIRTYEGGIPKKPAIDVNVPKVDLAVPLPKIKLESSYEREGTKFKIPHVDLSLPKGKVDSMPKGKPLNIETPEVELKMQSVDVSFPKAPDADFHGHGQGDFKTPHATTDLPDATIQRIDISIRKDKSDVHAKGEQTGLKLKMPSLDIACPKGDLELDMRLRKGDTKGLECHGETNSKVKGPKVKGTKFNIGMPKKKTGVSVKSEHEIENIEPGLTSTIQNGHKEGNMNIQMPCVTLPSVSVKSKEDSEESGLPSSCTAIPRIPDIDFDIGTAQDEEDDKLGKKIKIPKFGVPLPSLSSREGRMEIRGPETKYEGPKVKKAVFVLVNPSQRDEVTLNTGDAKVKIPKFQTNTIETSVSTPGMSVCTSQLRSTDDTLKPEAPSSKFHFETDARLHRGFKDEGVAASGKVKLPKVEFTSPYGKKAAGDASLEIATRLGKPSSSGEAPKGLQIKPGNVSFEGFVDESSKDVVTQHSRTQMLHQDSSASPASFTMEFSSSKVQTWSKGDIKGDPQGIEAPPWFKVPKFTLKPHSTGFLQITPEGSPQAQRRGELGGEANMLGSFCQHSSGITTREVSTPGGGGSVTVVTKTTRTKRHSTPAETSAGVSVATTHPPSDL encoded by the exons ATGGACCCGGAACCTTCTAACGAGCAGACA gACCAGACCACGGTGGAAGCCGCGGAGCCTCCGGTGGAGATCGTGGTGGAGACTGAGGCGGAGGCTGGAGCTAGTGGCTATAGCGTGACCGGCGGTGGAGAGCGAGGCATCTTCATCAAAGACGTCCTCAAGGACTCACCAGCTGCCAAACATCTCAGCCTGCAGCAAG GTGATCAGCTGCTGAGCGCCAAGGTCTATTTTGACAATGTGCGTTATGAAGATGCTCTGAAGATCCTCCAGTGCGCTGAGCCCTACAAAGTCAGCTTCCTGGTCAAGAGGACGGTCCAGGGGGAGGAGGTCTGCGTGCGGCCCCGCCTGCCCAGTGTGGACATCAAAGGTCCCAAAGCCAAGATGACCAAAATG AGCGTGAAGGCGATCAAGCCATTCAAGGCCAAGAAGAAGAGAGGCGGTCGCTTTGGTCTGAAGAGGCTCAAGGAGAAACGGCGCGAGGAGCTGGTGATCGAGGGAACGCCACCCCGGCTGGAGATGAGCGATGTGGACGTTGAATTTTGCCTCCCCAGGTTCAAACCCAGGCGGAGCGACCAAGTGAAGGCAGAAGGAGGTGCTGCAGCAAAGCCAAAGAGGAAAATCAG GTTTCCTCGGATGAAGATAAAAAGTCATGGGGGAAAAGAGGACAGCGGAGGACTGAAAGCAAAGGTGAAGGTCTCCCCGGCTGAGATTCCAGGAGTCAAAGCGAAAGCCAAAGGAAAAGGTCACAAGTTTGAAATTAGCTTTCCCAAGAGTAAGGATACCAAGTCTGGATCCGTGGAACTGAAGAAGCCGGATGTCAACATTCCGTCGCCGTCTGTAGAGTTCAGTTTGCCTGCTGGGAAAGTTGTAGATGTGGAAATGGGGGGAGAATCATTAAATTCTCCAGATGTGGATTTTGCCCTCCCCTCATTCAAAGCTGACACAACTTTGCTTGCTCAGAAGGGAAAGGTGGGAATTAAAGGTCCAAAAGTTGAAGTAAGAGGCGATGACGCCAAAGTTATGAAGGGAAAAGTTGATGTTGAAACAGGCAAAGGTGATGGAAAACTGCAAATGCCAAACTTGAAACTCCCCAAAATGAGACTGGTGGGTGATTTGGATGAGACCGATGACAAAATGAAGGTCAAAGCAGGAGGAGAAATCAGTGTTCCAACTGTGGAAATAAAGGGGGGAAGTAGTACTGTTCTCCCTGAAGCACATGTCAACAAAGGAGGGATTTTAGAAAATGTTCCATCTGTGCCTTCGGTCGACATCTCTTTTCCCAAAGTCAAAGGAACATCAAATATGGATATAAAGACAACAATAAGGAAGCCTGGAATGGACTTCTCTGTGTCAGATGTGGACTTCAATGTTGAGAGAATTCCAGATGAGGTGGAGGGCTCTTTTAAAGGACCTGAAATTTCCATGCCAAAACTTGATTTCTCTTTGCCAAAGATAGGAGTGTCTGACAAGGATGTGGCTAGTGCAGGAAGTGAAGGGAAATTCTGTCCTCCTTCAGCTGAGGTTGGAGTAGACATGAGCCATTATATTGGTGGAGATGGGAAGTTCACCCTACCTAATTTTAATGTATCTCAATCACAAAAAGGTAATCTGACAGGACCGGGTGTTGAAGGAGAATTCAAGTTGCCTAGTGTGGACCTGACGCTTCCCAAAGGCAAAGATGTGGACCCCGAGATGCCAGATGTTAACATTTCTTTACCAAAGATCAGTCTTCCAGAGGGTGGTATCAAGCTAAAAGGCACGGACTTCAAGGAGGGGAAAATGGATTTTCCAGACATTGATGTTTCACTTCCCAAAGGAAAACTTGAAGGTGGACTAGAGCTTGAAGGCCCTGATATCAAGGGAGGaaaattcaaaatgccaacatttgaTGTTTCTTTACCTAAAGTCAATCTTCCAGAGAGTGGTGTTAAACTAAAAG GTCCAGAACTCAAGGGAGGGAAAATGGAAATTCCAGACCTCAATGTCTCACTCCCCAGAGGAAAGGTTGAAGGTGGCGTTGAAGTTCAAGGCCCTgatgtcaaaggaggaaagttcaaaatgccaacgtTGGATGTGTCTTTACCAAAAGTCAATCTTCCGGAGG GTGGTGTGAAACTAAAAG GTCCAGAACTCAAGGGAGGGAAGATAGAAATGCCAGACATAGATGTCTCACTTCCCAAAGGAAAATTTGAAGGTGGCGTTGACGTTCAAGGCCCTGATGTCAAAGGTggaaagttcaaaatgccaacattggaCGTTTCTTTCCCAAAAGTCGATCTTCCACAGGGTGGTGCCAAACTGAAAG GTCCAGAGCTCAAGGGAGGGAGGATGGAAATGCCAGACATTGACGTCTCACTTCCCAAAGGAAAATTTGAAGGTGGCGTTGAGGTTCAAGGCCCTgatgtcaaaggaggaaagttcaaaatgccaacgctGGATGTTTCTTTACCAAAAGTCAATCTTCCGGAGGGTGGTGTCAAACTAAAAGGTCCAGAGCTCAAGGGGGGAAAGATGGAAGGACCAGATGTTGATGTCTCACTTCCCAAAGTTGAGGCAGATTTTGATATTGAAGCCCCAaaagtcaaaggaggaaagttcaaaatgccaacgctGGATGTTTCTTTACCAAATGTCACTCTTCCAGAAGGTGGTGTCAAACTAAAAG GTCCAGAGCTCAAGGGAGGGAGGATGGAAATGCCAGACATTGACGTCTCACTTCCCAAAGGAAAATTTGAAGGTGGCGTTGAGGTTCAAGGCCCTgatgtcaaaggaggaaagttcaaaatgccaacgctGGATGTTTCTTTACCAAAAGTCAATCTTCCGGAGGGTGGTGTCAAACTAAAAG GTCCAGAACTCAAGGGACGGAAAATGGAAATTCCAAACATCGATGTCTCACTTTCCAAAGGAAAAGTTGAGGGGCATGTTGACATTGAAGGCCAAGATCTCAAAGGAGGGAAGTTGAAAGTGCCAACATTGGATGTTTCTTTACCAGAAGTAAAAGGTCCAAACCTTGAAGGAAGTAAGCTTGATATTCCAGACATTGATGTGTGTCTTCCCAAAGGAAAAGCAAGGGGAGAAATTGGAATTGAAGGACATGTTGACAAAGGAGGAAAGTTCCATATGCCCTCTGTGGATATTTATCTtcctaaaatgaaaacaaaaggtcCTGACATAGACATTCAAAGTCCTGACATTAAAGTTGGAGAAGTCACCATGCCAGCGGTTGATGTTTCCCTTCCGAAAATTAAATCCCCAGAAGTAGATGTCAGTTTGGAAGGTCCTGATGTAAAAGGCGGGAAAGTTGCCATCCCAGCAATGACTGGACTGACAGGAGAAGGTGCAGGTTCAGGCTCTTTTAAACATGGGACAGTCAAACTTCCAACGGTTGACATTTCAGCTCCGAAGGTGGATATTGACTTTGGCCTCCCTAAACCAAAAGGTGACGATGTGAAAGTGGCGCTTCTGAAACCAGAGGGAAGCAGGCCTTCTTCTGGGGGAAGTTTTGATTCGCCCAATGTTTCTTTCAAAGTCCCTAGTTTTACACTTCCCAGGTTTGGTGGCAAGTCCAAGAGTGGCCAATTGGAGGTGTCGGGACAAAGCTCAgaggtcaacatttctctcgggGAGCCATCCGTGGAGTCGGGTTTGGAGAATAAAGTGACAAGCAAAAAAGTGAAACTCAAAAAGCCCTTCATTGGAATACCCAAAATGGATGCAGATGCGTCTGTGTCTTGTCCTGAATTAGATGTCAATGTTAAAAAGGGGGACATTGACATTCCTCAACCAGATACTAGTGTTGATGTAGAAAGGAAAGGTCGTTTCAATGCACCCGATGTCACGATCAAACTCCCAAAGTTCTCCATGCCAGGATTTGCTTCaaaagatggagatttgggaaAGCCAAGCGGTGACCTTGAAGctaaggccaaggccaagataCCCTCAGTTGAGCTATCACTTTCCGCCACTAAATCACCAGAAAAGGAGGTTCTTCTTCCCAATGCAGAGGTGGATGTATTGGAGTGTGACATCCGAACCTATGAGGGAGGAATTCCCAAAAAGCCTGCTATTGATGTGAATGTGCCCAAAGTAGACCTGGCTGTGCCACTTCCCAAAATAAAACTTGAGTCTAGTTATGAGAGAGAAGGAACAAAATTCAAAATTCCTCATGTGGACTTATCCTTGCCAAAAGGAAAAGTTGACAGCATGCCAAAAGGCAAACCTTTAAATATTGAAACACCAGAAGTTGAACTCAAAATGCAGTCAGTAGACGTGTCCTTTCCCAAAGCACCAGATGCTGACTTCCATGGACATGGACAAGGTGACTTTAAGACACCACATGCAACCACTGACCTCCCAGATGCGACAATCCAAAGGATAGACATATCCATCCGCAAAGACAAAAGTGATGTGCATGCAAAGGGAGAGCAAACGGGTCTGAAACTGAAGATGCCAAGCCTGGATATCGCATGTCCAAAAGGAGACCTGGAGCTGGATATGCGACTTCGGAAAGGAGACACCAAGGGGTTAGAATGTCATGGAGaaaccaacagcaaagtcaaaggGCCCAAAGTCAAGGGAACAAAATTCAATATCGGAATGCCCAAAAAGAAAACTGGTGTTAGTGTAAAATCTGAGCATGAAATTGAAAATATTGAACCTGGTCTGACATCCACAATTCAGAACGGACACAAAGAGGGAAATATGAACATCCAAATGCCATGCGTTACGTTACCAAGTGTAAGTGTGAAAAGCAAAGAAGACTCAGAAGAAAGTGGCCTCCCGTCATCATGTACTGCAATCCCCAGGATTCCGGACATAGACTTTGATATCGGTACAGCACAAGATGAAGAAGACGACAAATTAGGCAAGAAgataaaaatccccaaatttggTGTCCCACTCCCGTCCCTGTCCTCCCGGGAAGGAAGAATGGAGATCCGAGGACCGGAGACCAAATATGAAGGCCCCAAAGTgaagaaagcagtttttgtTTTAGTAAATCCATCCCAAAGAGATGAGGTGACTTTAAATACAGGTGACGCCAAGGTGAAGATtcccaaatttcaaacaaaCACCATAGAAACATCTGTTAGCACACCTGGAATGTCAGTGTGCACCAGCCAACTAAGGTCAACTGACGACACACTCAAGCCAGAAGCTCCAAGTTCAAAGTTCCACTTTGAAACAGATGCACGACTTCACAGGGGCTTCAAAGATGAAGGAGTGGCAGCTAGTGGAAAAGTCAAACTTCCAAAGGTGGAATTCACTTCTCCTTATGGAAAGAAAGCTGCAGGTGACGCCAGCTTGGAAATCGCAACCAGACTGGGCAAACCTTCATCATCAGGGGAAGCTCCTAAAGGGCTCCAGATAAAACCAGGCAATGTTTCATTTGAAGGTTTTGTTGATGAGTCCTCAAAGGACGTCGTCACACAACACTCCAGAACACAAATGCTGCATCAGGACAGCTCGGCATCTCCAGCTTCTTTTACCATGGAATTCAGCTCATCAAAAGTCCAAACCTGGAGCAAAGGAGACATCAAAGGAGACCCCCAGGGGATAGAGGCCCCCC